Genomic segment of Patescibacteria group bacterium:
AAAGAAGTTTCTTATACTAAGGACACTCTAATTGTGGGCGGTAAAAAAATCCCAGTTTTTGCGCAAAGAAACCCAGCAGACCTACCTTGGAAAGAAAAAAAAGTTGAAATAGTTCTTGAATGTACAGGCCTTTTCCGGACAAAAGAAACAGCAGGTGCTCATCTGACAGCGGGTGCAAAAAAGGTTATTATTTCGGCTCCTGCAAAAGATGACAAAGTAAAAACTTTTGTAATGGGTGTTAATGAAGATACAATTAAAAAAACTGACAATATAGTTTCAAATGCTTCTTGCACAACAAATTGTCTTGCTCCAGTTACGGATGTCATTAGACAAAATTTCGGTATCAAAAATGCTTTAATGACAACTATTCATTCATACACAGCTGATCAAAATATTGTAGATGGCCCTCACAAGGATTTAAGAAGAGCAAGAGCGGCCGCTGTCAATATCGTCCCAACAACAACAGGGGCTGCTATTGCAACGACCAAGGCTATTCCTCAGTTAAAAGGGAGGTTTGATGGAATGGCGGTGAGAGTTCCCACCCCAGTTGGCTCACTTTGCGATATTACATTTTTAACAAACAAAAAGGTAACGGTTGAAAGTGTTAATAAAACTATGAAGCGTGCTTCAAAACTTGCAAAATATAGAGACATTATTGAATATAGCGATGAAGCTTTGGTTTCTTCCGATATTGTTGGCAATCCATCAAGCGCTATCTTTGATTCTGAATCAACTAAAGTTTCCGGAGACAACCTTCTAAAACTAATTGTTTGGTATGACAATGAATGGGGTTATTCAAATAGAATGGTTGATTTAATGGAATTTATTATTAAGAAAAAACTTGTTTAAGATTGCAAATCGGAGTAGTTCAACTCCTCCGATTTTAATGGTTTAATGGCAAAACTTTTAGATAAAATAAAAAAAGCGGAACTTGTCGGAAAAGGAGGAGCTTGTTTTCCGACTTTTTCGAAGTGGCAAGCTGTTAAAAATGCCAAAGCTGATAAGAAATATATTGTTTGTAATTGTTCTGAAGGCGAACCGGATGTTAAAAAGGATGGGTATATTTTAGAACATTTTCCAGAAAAATTAATCGATGGAATAAATCTTGCTGTTAAAGAAATAAAAGCTGATAAAGCTTATATTTTTATTAATGAAGCTTATTACAAAAAATATAGTACCAAACTTCTTGGATTAATTGTTGATACTAAAATAGAATTATTTAAAAAGCCTCATGTTGGCGGTTATATTGCCGGGGAAGAATCATCTCTTATAAATGCAATCGAAGGGTCTCGTATTGAACCAAACAGAAAACCACCTTATCCGAGTGATTCTGGTCTTTGGGGTGCGCCAACTCTTATAAACAATGTCGAAACTTTTTACGATGTAAGTTTAATTAATTCAGATGCTTATAATAAAAATCGTTTTTATACTGTCGCTGGAGATTGTGTTTGGCCAGGAGTTTATGAATTCTCTAACGATCAAACTATAGGTGATATATTGGTCGAATCAAAAAATTATCCAAAATTTGATTTTTTTGTTCAGGTTGGTGGAGGTGCTTCTGGGGAAGTTCTAAATTCCAATCAACTCGATAGGGAAGTGGGCGGATCTGGTTCTATTACGGTCTATTCAATCGAAAAACATAAACCAATTGATGTTATAAGAAATTGGCTTAATTTTTTTATGAACGAATCATGCGGACAATGCACTCCTTGCCGTGAAGGAACATATAGGCTTCATGAAATAATAAATCAAAATAAACCTAATTGGCATATGTTTTTTGCTATTCTTGAAGATTTACCAGAGACCTCTTTTTGTGCGCTTGGTATTTCTGTCCCAGTGCCAATCATTTCATATTTTAAGAACGTTTTAAAGGATAACCAAGAATTTAGTTCAATATTTGTAGAAAATAATATTTAAAATAAATTTATGACAAATTTAATCAAGTTTACAATGATGGCAATAGTTGTAGCATTAACAATTTTTGCTGTCTTAATAATAACCAAGGTAATTAATTATTCTGAATCTATTGAATCAATTATTAGGTCTATTTTAGTAATAATAGTAGTAGCATTTGCTTTTGGAATTATAGCTATTCTTGGAAATAAAGGTAATGATAATAATGTAAAAAAATAATTTTAATATTTTTAAATGTTAAATAATAAAATAAAAATTAACAACAA
This window contains:
- the gap gene encoding type I glyceraldehyde-3-phosphate dehydrogenase, which gives rise to MNIAINGFGRIGRAVLKSIIENKVNVNVVAINDLTDTKTLAHLLQYDSSYGKYVKEVSYTKDTLIVGGKKIPVFAQRNPADLPWKEKKVEIVLECTGLFRTKETAGAHLTAGAKKVIISAPAKDDKVKTFVMGVNEDTIKKTDNIVSNASCTTNCLAPVTDVIRQNFGIKNALMTTIHSYTADQNIVDGPHKDLRRARAAAVNIVPTTTGAAIATTKAIPQLKGRFDGMAVRVPTPVGSLCDITFLTNKKVTVESVNKTMKRASKLAKYRDIIEYSDEALVSSDIVGNPSSAIFDSESTKVSGDNLLKLIVWYDNEWGYSNRMVDLMEFIIKKKLV